The DNA sequence AAGATGTTTGAGATGGAAAGGACTTACGTGTTTGCTTTGACATTAGATACCCACTACAAGTTTCTTTGGGTTGACTGATCAGGGGTAATCCATGTGCCATATGATGCTTTGACATCAGGTGCATAGATGGAAAATTGACGTGTCCAAGGCGCTGATGCCACAACCACGCCTCTTCTTCATTTCTTGTTAACAGGCACTGTTGTTGTACTCCTTCGATCTGAATTTTATACAGTCGATTTACAGACCTCTGAACTTGCATTAATAATCTCCTGCAACTATCATAAACCCACAGATTGGTGCCATTTAGAACCACTCTATTTCCTTCCTCAGATAGCTGGCCCAAGCTGATGATGTTGCTTCGAAGTGTGGGGATAAAATAAACTTCATTAAGTACTCTGGTTTCTCCATTTTTGCAATCAATTCTAATTGATCCTTTTCCCTCGATCTTTACTAAAGACCCATCACCAAATTTCACTTCTCCTTTGATAGTTCTGTCCAATTTCTCGAATTTTTCTCGTCGTCCAATCATGTGGTTGCTAGCCCCATTGTCTAGATACCAGGTATTTTCTTCTCTTTCTTTAACATCAATCAATTCCTTGCCCTCTGTAAGCATTATCACAtcatctgcttccttttcacgCATGACCATCAACAATGCAGGTTCATTGTCATTTAATTGTGTCAGGTTGACCTCACCCCTTTGCTGCCTTGCCCTCCTTGGTTTACGACACTCGGCTGCAAAATGACCATACCCATTACAATTAAAACACTTCACTTGGCTTCTGTCACGTACGATACGACTATCTTTGATGCGAGCATCGTTGCCACCTGAAAGACTACCTTTCCCTGACCTTTGTAACCATTCTTCCCTTGTTAGGAGGAGCTTATCGTCCTTTCCTTCCCTTTTCTGCCATTCCTCCTCTGTCAACAACAGCTGTTGTCCCTCGTTGCTCTCCATCTGTCCATGCAAGCGTTCTTCATGAACCTTTAAAGAGCCCATCACTTCCTCTACCGACATGGTGTCCAAATTTCCAAACTGTTCAATAGCTGAAGcaatttgaagaaatttggttggAACAGCTCTCAATAACTTCTTTACGACATACTCCTCTGCGATTGTTTCTCCTAAAGTCCTAATGTTTGTGACCAGGCCGTTTAGTCTCATACATAAATCATCTAGTTCTGAATCCTTCATCTTTAGCGACTCAAACTCAGCCTTAATCGTCTGAGCCTTAGCCTTCTTGACCTTATCAGCACCTAAGCATAGTGTTTTAATCGCCCCCCAGGCTTCCTTGGATGTCTGTTTTTCTGCCACTGTCAAAAGCATGTCATCGGGAAGTCCTTGATAAACAATGGCTAAAGCACGTTTGTCCGTCTTCTCTTCAACTGGGTTGACTTTTGGATCCTTAGGCTCAATTGCTTCCCACACCGCGTGTGCCTGCATGAAAACTTTCATCTTCGTGGCCCATACGGTATAGTTTGTCTTTGTTAGCATCGGATAGCTAAGGCCAAAGGAACCCTCCTTATTCTTGCTCGACTCAGCCATTTGCTATTAGCTCGAATGAATTCTCCAGGTGATTAAAAGTCGCTCTGATACCAGATATTGAAATAAACACTGAACAGAACACTACTTTGATTTACTGGAATGGAAAACTACAATCTGAAATGATAACCACACAGTGTGTGACTAGTAATAGCTAAGCTCCTACAAACCAGGAAAGCATATCCTAACATTTCTCTAACTTATCAACTCACAGACCTAAGCAACTACAACTACTGAAGACTCCTACTATGCTACTCAGTGTGCACAAAACACGCTGATTTATTCAgcaaacataaataaataaaacaagcaTGTTTAGATTAATAATCCCAACACTATATATGCTGCTAGTTCGACTAGTGTAATCTACTGGTAAGTTATCATCTATCGATTAAAAATAAGCAATCACATTTTCGGATAGCAATATATGCAGAAATTTAAACATATTTAAGAATAGTACTCTCTCTCCGTCTCTCGATCATTTCTTTATACTTTCCTTTCTTTGAGATGTCACATCcaattatttacatttcaaaacttatcaaatataTACTTTCCTTTCTTTGAGATGTCACATCcaattatttacatttcaaaacttatcaaatatagtaaattttatattacaaaaatcaaCTAGTGTTACTATTTTTCTCCACTatacttaatttatatattaaatatcaacCGATCCCATTATTAGCTTcacttttctttgttttaattatatccACTTGCATGTTTCTACATTAATGTTTATTCAATTCTTGATCTCCGTACCAACCCATTTGAGAACTAATGGATGGGACCGAGGGAGTAGCGTAGTAAGGATGGGTACTGGACTAATTATATCAGTTCTAGGTAATAGTGACGTAATACTGGGAGCTCTAATGTGGAGAATAAGTATAAATGACAGACTGAGTGAAATATTTGTCTTTAATGTTTCAAAAAAGATAAGAAATCACAGTCATTAAGACTAAATTATAAACACATGTACAAAAAAACAAGAGTTGAATTGTTGTGTAAATGTACATTGCAGTATGATTACAACAACTACAGAACTGAAAATATTTCATACAAATACTTAAAGAAATTCAAACTCATCTTTCTGAATGTAGGCAGCAAGTGCTCACTACCCAGAGAGGAGTGAAAATAAGAAGTTACATTTTTGGATTGAAGTAGTATATACTTACATTTCTTGTCAGCGTATAAACTGAATTAATACATACTCTGCGGTAAACAGCTGCATGAAGGTTGCAAATATAGGATAGTTAGATGAACTTGTTATGAATCTCGTAGTACACAGTGATAAGTGTTCAAAagattttcataataatatggTAAATTTTGTGATGATCTTTTCATCATGAAATACAAGAACATCTATAAAAAATCTCAAAGTCTTGCCTGAACAGTTTTTTCTTAATAATATGGTAATTTTTGTGATGAGTTTTTCATCTATGAAAGAATATCAAAATCTTGcatgaaatatattttgatcTTTAGTGAAGCTTTCTAATAGTTGACGCTGAAGTGGTATATATACAAGCACCACTCCCTCCTCAATTTATAAtgatcaaatttaattttttgtttgctTAATAATTTACCGTCTACATTTATCATATATCAATAATTAAGTAGTAATATCCATTATACTTTTgtaaataatatacattttcAGTCATTATGAATTGAATCAATATGATCGAAGAAAACATGAAATTAAATCTGTGGATAATATAGGAGAGAGGAATCACATGTATACCTTCCACAAAAACATGTAAAGTGACTCCACTGCAGAATCATCATCAAGATTAACAGATTTAGCTCGACGCCAGAGTAAGGAAGCAAGTGAACAGTGACCTACTACCTGAAATAaggaaaaacaaataaataatatcaataaaaataaatggaaATCAATTTTATTGTGATATAGATAAAAGAGATGTTATACAGGCAGTTATCCATTTTCCCTAAAAAAGTAAATCAAGAACATAGCATGAATTtgatacataattatatataaacattttgGCACTCAAGACGAGAGAATGAAGATTTTTAGGTGATCATGACGAGTAAAACTTACTGTCACAAGTTTGCTTAGTAGAAGTGAAGATAGCACGGCTCCGGTCACCACAGCAAACCCATAGTTAATTAGCAGAACCAaaatacaaatgaagaagaccTGTAAAAAAGAAAGGCAATGAagaataacttatttttatatcaCTCAGATTCTTGATTAAGGATTATGCAGATTCTTGATCAGTGCAAAAGCAGATTCTCACTCAGAACAAAATCAGAGCAACAATAACTCATAAATTACCCTAGTCCCAGTCTAATGTATAATATCTGTATCACTTGATTTATAGCCTTGTACTTTCTAGAACATTGCATTTATAAATTGTGAATAATCATTGtctttataatttgatataaatgTTAATTGAACGAACATGGTCTGCCACTGATCCTATATTTCTATGTACATAGAGaagatcaatttaattttaacaactaTGCAGCACATTACAAACCTTCTTTTTCCCATGCCTGACACTGTATGTTTGGATGCCAAATGCTTGATCACCTGCTACATCTGGTATGTCCTGTGAAGGTGCATTGGATGATGATCATTGcatgaaatcaaaatttttatctcATAGCACAAAGCAAGTTACAAGAAATAATAACATTTCGTTTATGTTTTGGCTTATTCTATATGCCAGAaaattgttaaatattttacataatagTATGACActtaattaatgaaaatattagaAACCTTCAAGTAAAATTGGTTCACTAAATTATTCTGCGACATTAAGTGATGATAAACGTAAAATTTACAGCTATCTCAGGATTATAAGCTTTGAAAACAAAGATATTTTACCTTGAACACTCCAAGAACGGTAGCAAACAGCATGAAGAAAATGAGAACAAAGTAGAAGGACTTGGGGTGAACTAATGGTCTACCGAGCACATATTTCTGCGAATTAATGTATCTGTCCATTGATCAGTACCAAATAATGTATCACAAGAATAACACATATATTACCTTTGCTCCAGTATATGTATAGTGTTGTTTACCTGGATATGACAGAAGACAGCAAGCTGGAAATTGAATGCATGTAGACCGATACCTAATGCGGCAAGGAATGGCTTTGTTTTCCATCTCAGATATGGTAGCTGCAAAAATTATTTGTTGGTAACCAGTAAAGAATATGTTATCTGCAGAGTTAAACTGGTAAGAGATGTTTTACAAAGAATGAATGAGACCAAGGATGAACCTTTTTCATGCGTTGtttcgaatttttttttgtttctatatgttattttgaaaaaaatatatgctTTAGCCAAGATTATGAAAACAAATCAATGAGATGTACCTTGACAGAGTATGCTGTTCCAACtaaaaaatgtataatagtTCCGTAAAGTAGTGGAGGGGACCCGAATATAATTCCCGTACCAAGGCCCTGCAAAATTTTTCATTCGAAATATCGTCTTAGTTGTAATCAAAACCATAGATAATAGATTCACAACCCTCATAGAAGGAAAAATTTATTATCTCTGCTCTTCCACCATACACATGGATATTGCATTGTTCGAAGTACTCATTTGACTTCGGGTCACTCCATACCATATATAGTTTTAAAGTATGTACTAGAGTCTAGATAGAATAGAATAAGCATATGGTAGAATGGTCCTGATCCCGGCAACCAACAGGTTATTTAACACACACTTTCAGTGCCGTCGGATCTCTATTTCAAGGGTCCagattaaaatttcattttttaagtatccgcggaaaattatagcggatatttaaaaagataGGTTTCAATCCCAACCCTTGAAATACAAATCTGATGGTAATGGAGCTGTGTGTTAGATAAGAGCTCCATGACAATCGATTATCATGGACCAAAACCCATGATagtaatgaaaaattataaataagaagAGAATACTAGTAGATAATGACTAATCATGAGTAAatccaaattttttataataaaaaaaatataatgctgaaatggaatgagtattttcaaaaatatgtgaATTTGATTTCTACTCCAAATACTTGAAATAGAATAACGGAagcaaatgaaaattacaaCAACTACTCTAATcacttcatatttaaaatacagATTTCGTTAATTCATTTGATTCTCTCTCGTCGCATTTCGTAGGCGTATCAAAACAACTACCAAAAGactaaaaaatactccctctgtttttttatatgacgctttgacttttggcacacatttttaagtgctttgaccgggtagttaaaaatattattttttaaattttctttttctgaataaaaattttgattatatattattattcagaaaaagaaaattcaaaaaataatatttttaactacccggtcaaagcacttaaaaatgtgtgccaaaagtcaaagcgtcatataaaaaaaacagagggagtaacacgTTACATAGTTTAATTAATGAAAGGATAAGGGGCAAGGCCAacaacaatattttttaaaatttttgagacAATTTTTAGAATATCTGATATCTCCCGCTCTAATATTTAAGGCACTAATCAATATAAGGTGCCTGCACAACTGCATATGGACTTGTTTATgtaatcttttatatattattcttatatgttgcataaatattttctattttattcttTGAAAATGTTtctgaatatattttaaaaataaattttattcaattatgatatataaataatacaCACATGTGTATATAAGTTCGTACTGCAATACAAAtcattaaatacaaactaaataaaatTCAACCCGATTAGTTAGAATGAGAAGGCACTTGGCGCCGGGGAATGACACCGAGGTGGATCGAAATGGGACCCACATGGGTCTAGTAAGGTTTGTAAGGTCGGGATGAGGTCTGGTGGAAACGTGGTGCGACCAAATATTGACTCTTAATGCTGTTTGGAGCATGTCTAACGTCTATGCAAATCTTGACGAGGCTCTCGTGGATtcggggtggattgagtggcAGAGCTGATGGGTGATGGGTGCTAGATAAGTGATGACATATAAGCGATGTTGTTTAGGATAATTTGTATTGAGCGATTCTCTGTTTATATGCATGGtccattatattaattaatttaaaaagttaGTGGACAAACAAGTTATACATCAGAATTTggagaaaaaaattgaaacaatttttgGATGTCGCAGCATGTTTttcttttactaaaataaaacataaatggAGGAATCGTTTCTTTACCGCTTCTATTGAACGGAAACTATtctccatctcaaattagatgaattagttgattttagtcaaataatttaaaatgtgtTGATCatctattttcataatttttttctaaatttattgTTACAAATTAAAACTGAGTTAGATCTTTTGACACACAAACCAAAACTTTTAACCAAAAAATTTCTCAAAACAGcttttttaaaactaatttttttcatccaaacctctatttcaatctgcAAACTACCAAACATTAACTACCAAACATTAATATTAACAGATAAACATTAACATTATCGGATTTTAGTGATCAAACTTCTAAAAATCTAAAATCTCTAATTTTACCCAAAACTGTACtcatctgttttttaatatatgacgtttgactttttggcacacacttttaagtgctttgactaggtggttaaaaatattatttttgaaattttatttttctgatcaAAGTttcaattcacaaaaaaaatccattgaaaataatttttactactCGGTCAACCCACTTAAAAATACACGtccaagtcaaaagtgtcatataTAAAAAGGGTCTTTCTactgtgtgcccatgggcacacattatacACTAAATTTAATGAGTTTGGTGAATTCTAATTGGTGGACTTTGTGTAAATGCAAGGGGGTCATTCTTATTTATGATGAaatgaccaataaaaatgcaccaaatTTATAGAAGTTAGTGtttattggggccgtttgggtgagcttaaaataagtgcttcttgattaaagtgaaaaagtgaagtagaagttagaatcaagttaagacttaaagtgtttgggaaagaagtagaagctgtgagagaaaagctagcatttataacttttaaaaaGTGTTTctgcttttttacacaaacggttcAAGAATAACAAAAGCCAACTTCTTCTCAAAAGAAACACTTCTCTTTTGTACCCAAACAGGCCCATTGTGTGCCCATGAAACACCATAGAAAAAcggattaaaaaatataaaaaaacaagagggagtattataagGTCAACCCAGGTTAATCTAGCTGTGCAGAGTGAATGATCTTTATCGTTTTGGGATCCGCGTGGTATTGGGAAGGAAGTGCCCGGAATTCCACCAGAATTTATCTAGTCGATATGTGCATGGGAGTAATTAGGGACTCATCA is a window from the Daucus carota subsp. sativus chromosome 8, DH1 v3.0, whole genome shotgun sequence genome containing:
- the LOC108198300 gene encoding umbelliferone 6-dimethylallyltransferase, chloroplastic; the encoded protein is MAQTQTLREVSSVNQRTRNKNQIGQTFGATLKDESALQPKDDNNKVTAQSDIWRKCDVFRRFCRLHSVTGTVTGVVSVSLLPLTSFGDLSPEFFVGMLKAVLPFVFLNIYVGTLNQLTDLDIDKKNKPHYVLASGEYSMGQGKAITAAIGIMGLGTGIIFGSPPLLYGTIIHFLVGTAYSVKLPYLRWKTKPFLAALGIGLHAFNFQLAVFCHIQKYVLGRPLVHPKSFYFVLIFFMLFATVLGVFKDIPDVAGDQAFGIQTYSVRHGKKKVFFICILVLLINYGFAVVTGAVLSSLLLSKLVTVVGHCSLASLLWRRAKSVNLDDDSAVESLYMFLWKLFTAEYVLIQFIR